In Setaria italica strain Yugu1 chromosome IX, Setaria_italica_v2.0, whole genome shotgun sequence, the genomic stretch ggtggtggcggtgccgaCACATCCCCGCTGGATCCTCCACAGATCTGCGCCTTCAGCGCTTCCTTGACACACTCCCCATCGGCCGCGGTGGTCTCCTGGAGCTCCGACTTCTTCTTGGCAATTGGGCTCGGCGTGTTGGACTCCTCGTCCGCCTGGCTAACCGACCTGGCCGTGGAGGCTGTGCTCATGGCAGCTTTCTCCCTCTTCTTGCCGgtcatcttctttcttttcccgcTCTGCTTCTAGGTCTAGGTGGCCGGCAGCATCCTCACAACTTGCCATGTCCAGCGTCCCACTGGCTCAGACCCCTGGGCCTGACCAGCCTGTTTGGCACATTCTTGTCTGACCCAATGGAGGAGTCGGACTTCCACTCAAGGTCGGCAGGTAGCTCGTTGGGCTCGTCGGTTGGGCGGACCTTGGGTTGCTGCGGCTCGATCCCTCTAGGCAGCGGCGCCGGTCAAAAGAATACAAATTCGGTCTCCTGATCAATTCACAAAGCACATTTAGAAACAATTCAGCAGCACAAACGGTATGCAGAAGCAATGCCACTGACAATCTTACCTGGTTGGATGGCTTCCTCTTTAACAACAAATCCTTGGGGCAACTCTTGTTCATGATAATGCCCACGAAGAACTCGGACACCCGGTTGATGATATCATCCTTGGGCACCTTTCGCTGGTCCTCCCGGATCGGGTCCTGCAGCTCTGCGTACTCATATGCCGGATGCACTTGGTGCTTGATTGGCTGAGTTAATCTCCGATAAAAGTTTATGCTAACCGCTCTGGCCATCAGCCCACGCAACTTTAGATCAGCAATCTTTGCCAACAGTTCCTTCACTTGGACTTGTTCCTCCGAGGTCGGTTGGTTCGACTACTCGGGCATGACCACTGGCCCGTATCCAGTGCGCGGCGGGAGCTCGGGCTGTTGATTAGCGATGGTAAACCACTCGTTGTGATAGCCCTTGTTGGAATCTTTCAACTGGAGGTCAAAGTACTCCTAGACTTTCTTCGGCCGCAGAGAAAAACCATAACCTAAGATGACTCGCTGTTGCTTCCCCTTGGTCACAATGATTTTCAAGTGATACAGATATCTCCAAAGGTCGAAATGTGGGAGGATGCCAAGATATACCTCGCACAGATGGATAAATACCGCAATATCTAAAATCGAGTTGGGATTTAGATGTACCAACTTGATCTTGTAGTAGTGCAGAAGACCCCGGAAGAAGTCTCCGCACGGGATCCCGAACCTGCGCTCAAAGAAAGAAGCGAAGACCACCGTCTCCATTTTTTCCTCCGATGGGAAATCTTGGCTGGCGGTGGGCTTCCAATCCAACAACGCATGAGGTCCAAGGAGGCCTCAGTCGACGAGCTCCAGGATGCACTCTTGGGTCATCACAAACTTCATCCAGATCGCAGATGGATCCGGAATGTTTTGCTTATGCTATCTCTTTGGTCTCCAAGCCTTGCGATTTGGATCTGATGGACGCTAGAGTTTTGATGTGCATACGGCGGCATGGTGActcaggcagcggcggcgcagctgcttgggtggcggcggcagaaTGCGCGTGTGCAAATTAGGACTTGTGGCGGCGCGGCCTAGGGTTCGCGAGCGCAGCGGCGATGAGCTCAATGGACTATGGCGATGGTGCTATGAGTGTTTCAGATGAAAATGCAACGGCTCTGTGACCCCTCGCGCTTTTGAGGGGCGTGACGGCGTAACCTACGGACAGAATCTGCGGGTCTCCCGTTATTGCTGCGCAATGCGCTGGGTGGAATCTGCGGGTTTCCATTAATGCGGCATGCACGGAACAGAATCTAAGGGTCTTCCATTACAGTTTCAAatggcgtgcctccgtggctcggccagtccttgtcctcgggggctgggcgcctatttcaggtcggcgtgccttcgCGGCTCGGCCAATCCTCGTCCTCTGGGGCTggacgcctatttcaggtcagcgtGCTTCCGCGGCTCGGCcggtcctcgtcctcgggggctgagCGTCTATTTCAAGTCGACGTGCCTCCACggctccgccaatcctcattctcgggggctgggcgccagtttcaggtcggcgtgcctccgtggctctgctagtcctcgtccttgggggttagacgcctatttcaggtcggcgtgccttcgCAGCTCCGTCAGTCCTCATCTTCGGGGGCAGGGCGCCTATTTCAAGTTggcgtgcctctgcggctccgccagtcctcatcctcgggggctaggcgcctatttcacctcggcgtgcctccacagctccgccagtcctcatcctcgggggctgggcgcctatttcaagttggcgtgcctccacggctccgccagtcctcgtcctcgggggttgggcgccagtttcaggtcggcgtgcctctgcggctctACCAGTCCTCGCCCTTGGGGGatggcacctatttcaggttgtcgtgcctccgcggctccgccagtcctcatactcgggggctggatgccctATTTCAAGTCAGCATGCCTCTGCGGCCCTATCAGTCCCTAGATTCGGATGTAGGGGCATATATATACTTAGCTACAACCATATTCCCTGGAACGATTAATGGCGATATATGTTACAAATGCCTGTGGCAACTCTAAGATAGCTGATATCCCAGGATATCGGCTACGAAGCTATACAATACAAAAAAAAGTTACATGGAAGACGTCCCCACTAACGGTGTCTCCAAGAAGCTCGCTGGGTTCACGATACAGCCTCatcatgaggattcttctagcatcattaCCTTTTGACTTCATCGAAGAGACTGCAAAGGAAAGGAGCATCCTAGTTTTcctcacgagaattcttctagcatcgggcTTCCAGGCGGGTGCTATTCCTATCAAAGACTACAAGTTTCCAGCCTACAAGTGCTATTATTCAGGCCATGGCTCTTCGTGCTGAATGCtggtctatttatagcatgTCTGCTAGTTCACAGCAAGATGCTACAGCGGGTCCATGAGGACTCATGACAAGATTCTCCCAATACGATAAGGTTGCACAGTTTCCACGTGATGCTTGGCCTGACCTCAATAAGGGTCAACAAGAATCTTGCAGTTGCTTAGGTAGCACAGTATTTGTGGACATGCATTTTTGTCATGTCTCCATCGTTGCACCAGTCATTATCCATAAAGAGCAGGGCACGTACTTTTGGTTGGTGGGCCTCCGTGGCTACGCCTATCCTGTGCTCGGGCACTAAGATCTGCTTCAAGGAtgaactttttcttctttgaccattggatcGATTATCCTAATTGGTttaatgctcgggggctattcctatggagtgcgtcttaTGACACCCTCCATATCCTTCACTTCGACTTGTTGGATGCTCAACATCCATCAACTTGGCACTTGATTTTGCTGTGCACGTTGTCTCTATGTTTGtttggattttcttcttttttgagcactgcatAGCCTCTCCGTCATTATGacaccatcgcagcttcagccgactacattccaagcttcgttgtgatgacctcaagttcctgttcgcctacacatcactcgggggcttgagggatacgcgtaccccatgggtccctaccgaccaagATACTAGCCGGACCTAACAAGTTGGCTCGCTGACCAGACGTGACAAGTAGGCCCGACCGACCGAAGCGTGCggccgaggacatgaagatacttggagtacacgtcaaggtaATCGGGtagttcaaatcagcccggatattgcagAACACGTATTATAGTCccactcagattaccttccatgtaactaccaagtagattggatttaaactgacttgtaaccctaggtcatcagcctatataaggcggtcaAGGGAGCCCCCCGAGGGCACCTCATCCCAACTATTCCACGCACCatcgcaaagcaatacaatctagcatacatgacgtagggtattactctccagaggcccaaacctgtctaaaactctcgtgtcccttgtgttctcacgatcaccttcgagtttttgTTTTCACAattgccctcacctacaaatcaaccacttgggtaaccccctggtggactgacgggcttataaatccgacaaaCCCCTTGGACTGCTTTGCAACCTAGAGTGGTTGTGGTCAAAAGCGTTGCGGCCACAGCCACAGTTTGTCTTGTTGATGATGGGGAAGCACACGGTCCTTGATGATCTACCGTCGAGCAGTTGCTACATCAGTGCCATCTTCATCAGCAGTGACAACTTGGAGTTGGAGGAGCTTGTGCTCCGTGGAGGGCACCCTACTGGTACCCCTTTACTTCAGAGGGCCGGGTTGTGAGACACTTTGCACGACTCTATTGGAGCTGAGGTGTGAGTggttagggtgtgtttggttccgAGGACGGGAGGGACAGAATGGGACAGTCCCAATTTTAGAGGCGTTTGGATGGGAGTCAGGTGGGATGGGATCATCCCCTTATAGGTATATTCCTCCAATATGCGGGATGACCCCGTCCCTCCAAATCGAGCGGACGGGGTCATCCTGATTCGGTGCCGTGGCTCTCCGTCGTGCTACCGCGCGAGCGAGCAGAGCTGGACGAGAGTGGGGCGGACACTAGTGGGGTTGAGAGCTCGAGCGGCGGGACGAGCTCAGGCAGCCACCGAAGCGCGCCGTCGACCAGGGGCGAGCTAGAGCTCTTCTGCAAGGGCTGTGCTGCCAGCCGGCTGAGGGTGAGCTGGAGCTTCGCAGGGGTCGTGCCGCGGCAAGCCAAGTCGGCGGAGCTCCCCCcgggccgcgtcgccgccgaccgAGGGAGAGCTCCTCCTcgggccgcgccgccaccggccgagcAGGACTCCTCCACGAGCTGCGCTGCCGCCAGGGAGAGGATAAggtggaaagaaaaaaaaatcacggaggatgacatgtgggaccataaaaatgacatgtggggcccacaAGTTGTTGCAGCTAACGGTGTCAAAAGTGTCGTTCATCCCATTTTCTCGATCCCTTGTACCAAACAAAGTATTGGGATCCattcctctcaaccaaacactaAATGGGACAGTTTCATCTAAAAAATAGGAACGAAATCATCCCATCCCTCTTTGTCTCCGAAGCAAAACACATCCTTAGTTCATCGGAGGAACCTGGGCAACGAGCATGGCTGCAGGCCATCTGTTCTCTTGGcagatctttattttttttcgctTGACAGATGAAACAGCATGGTTTTGCTAACGACAGGACAGAGAACTAATGCAGTACAGCACTAATGCAGTACAGTCTTTCTGCTACTGTTTGGCCACTAATGTAGGAGTAATGTGATAGTGTCTGACCACACAGACAGAAATCGTCTTTCTGCTACTGTTTGGCAGTCTCAGCAGGCACTGCTCAATCCGTAGCAACATGGCACTGATGATTCTTTTCTTCTTGCTTCATTTGGGCCTGAAACGACAAGGACTTGACAGATCGAAAACGAAGATCCCACAGGCCACATTCACAATTGAAGGACGGCAGAACAAAGTACTACGAAAGCCTCATCGAATCCTAGAAACATCACCCGTACAGATTACAGAAAACTTGCAGAGTTCGAGCCCAGCTTCTTCTACTGTTAACTACGAATCCAGTACTCAGCAGCTACATGACGTCACATCCCTACGGGGCTACAGGCACAGCAGCAGCGTTTCATCTTCTGCTTCAGAAGCCATGTGAGCGAGAGTCATGTCAGGTCGTCAGGACCGCCTCACGCCATGCCGGCGTTGTCGGTGGCCAGCGACCAGCagtaggtggtggtggcggccgtcaTCACCGTGCTCGTCGACCCGCACTCGCTGTCGTGCGCCGATGCGCTCCACCGGTCCAGTCTGGAGCCCCACGGGCACGCCCCGGGCGCGCTCGCCTGCGACGGGCACCGCTGCACGCGCACGAGCCCGTACCTGGGCGCTACCCCGCGCGCGCCGGGCGTCGCCTGCGCCTGGCTCTCCAGCGACGCCCTGCGCCGGCCGCTGCTCGCCTGCCTCTCCCACGGGCaggccgcctcgccggcggcggcggacgacacCGACAGCCGCTGCCTTGGCGCGCTCTGGGACCGCGCCTTGGCGCGCGACGACTCCGTGTTCGCCATGTAGCTCGGCACGAGCAGCGGGTGGTCAGCGGCGGGCTTGTCCGCGGCGCCTTCGTcatcgtggtggtggtggtggtgcctcGACGGCGTGTGGCGGTACGGGCTGGCCCGCGCGGTAGCGAAGGAGAAGTCGTCGTACCGGCCGCTGTACGTGCGCGCGCTGGCGTCGGTGAGggcggacggcgtcggcgagACCTTCTGGTACAGCTCGTTCTTGGACGGCGTGCGGCACAGCGGCGTGGCGTAGCAGCTGCTGCGCCGGGACGTCCGCGGCGTGCCGtgcacctcgccggcgccgccgctggtgtcCACCTCCACGATCTTGACGTTCTCCTCCGGGTCCTGTTCAGAGTGATCAAAATCCCGTGTTCAGGCAGATGGCTTTGGCTGTGCTCAGAGTACCGAGAGCGTACGGACCGTTCGCGTACCTGGTGGTGCCGGAACCGGGGGTGGTGCGGCGAGCTGCGGCGGGTCGGCGTCGTCCGCGGCGTCCGGAAGGGCTTCTCGTCGTCGAGCATCCggaggcgcgccgcgcgcgcccgttGCTGCGCGGCGACGAGCGCCTGCATGCAGCGTAGGGTGTGGCTGGCCTGGCGGCGCACGAGGTGGCCGCGCACCAGCGCCTGCAGCTTGACGAGCCCCCGCAGCGCGCACAGCGCCTTCCTCGCCTGCAGCCAGGCACGGCTACACGTCACGTCACGGAGCCCAAGAACCGATCGATCGAGGCAAACAAAGTCAATGCGGTCGCACGCACGCGCAGTGGTAACTAAAACTCACCAGGTAGGATCTGAAGACGGCCTGGATCTTgatggcggcggcctcgtcgatGCCGATGACCGTGCGCTTGGACCCCGGCGCGGACGCCGAGAGCctgacgacggcggccgcggcgtgcttggccgccatggccgcctcggccgcggccgcggtggcgatggccacggccacggcgtgCTGGTCCGGGTCCACCACCCGCGGCTCCAGTGACCCGTAGGCCGCGAGCCGGCCACCCAGCGCGTCCTTGGCgggtgacgccgccgccgggcgccggaAGCTCCACCGCCTCTTCTCCTTAGCGCCGGGCGTGGACGCCGGCGTCGTGACGGCCGTCCCCGTACCCGGCAGCGCCAGCGCCAGGTCCgtctccgccgcgccggcggccttttCCCTGCCGCCCCTCCTGCCCGGCAGGAAGCTCCGGAGCCACTTCCCCGCCCTGCCCATCCCGCGATCGCCGGATCACAAGCTCTCACTACGATCCCGCGCTGCCGGCATCGCAGGCTTGCAGCGTAGGAGACGCAAAGCGAACCCGGCAGGTCAATCCGGTTGCTTCGGCTGGCGCTCACAGCTCGCTGGACGGCATGTGGCACGGCGAGCGGCAGCTGCTGCGTGCGGAGCACTGGAGTGCAGCGGAGGGGAACCGGGGCGAACGGAAAGGAATATATTACGGCGAGCGGCCATGTCCATGTGCGACGCAGCGCTGCGCGCGGCAGATCACGCCTGCAATAATTACTAGGAGAGGAGAGGCCAGGACCATCAGCCGGCAGCCGGCAGGGGATCCACAGGCGGGTACGCGCGCCTCGGCGATGGCGCGCTCATGGTTCGTTTGCGATTGC encodes the following:
- the LOC101766483 gene encoding uncharacterized protein LOC101766483 is translated as MGRAGKWLRSFLPGRRGGREKAAGAAETDLALALPGTGTAVTTPASTPGAKEKRRWSFRRPAAASPAKDALGGRLAAYGSLEPRVVDPDQHAVAVAIATAAAAEAAMAAKHAAAAVVRLSASAPGSKRTVIGIDEAAAIKIQAVFRSYLARKALCALRGLVKLQALVRGHLVRRQASHTLRCMQALVAAQQRARAARLRMLDDEKPFRTPRTTPTRRSSPHHPRFRHHQDPEENVKIVEVDTSGGAGEVHGTPRTSRRSSCYATPLCRTPSKNELYQKVSPTPSALTDASARTYSGRYDDFSFATARASPYRHTPSRHHHHHHDDEGAADKPAADHPLLVPSYMANTESSRAKARSQSAPRQRLSVSSAAAGEAACPWERQASSGRRRASLESQAQATPGARGVAPRYGLVRVQRCPSQASAPGACPWGSRLDRWSASAHDSECGSTSTVMTAATTTYCWSLATDNAGMA